The DNA region AGATGCCGTCGCCGAGCAGCGCGCCCACCAGGCCGATGGCGGTCAGCGCGGCCAGCAGCGCGGGCACGGCGAAGATGCGCGTCAGGTTCATGCCGTGGCCTCCCGCCGGCGCGCCGGGACGCGTCGGCGTACCCACCACAGGTAGAGCCCGCTGCCGAGGACGATGATGGTCAACACATCGAGTGTCGCCCACAGCACTTGCATGGGCCGGCCGCCGTAGTCGCCGAAGTGCAGCGGCTGGGACATGGCCAGGGCGTCCATGTACCAGGGGCGCTCGCCGACGGCCGTCACCTCCAGGGTGCGCGCGTCGATCAGCACCGGGGTCCACAGGTGCGAGGTGAGGTGGCTGCTGCCTTTCATGAACACCGAGTAGTGGTGCTCGCTGGAGAAGCGCGTGCCGGGGAAGGCGATGAAGTCCGCCGCCATGCCCGGCGTCGCCTTCGCGGCGATCTCCAGCAGGCGCGTGGCCGGGGCCCGGTCGGTGAGCGGCGGGGCGTTGCGGTAGGGCTCGACCATGGCGGCCAGGCTCTCGTTGCGCCAGGCGGCGATCACCAGGTCGGCGCAGGCGCTGATCACCCCGGTGACGCCCACCACCAGGGCCCAGGTGAGGGTGACGATGCCGATCAGGTTGTGCAGGTCCAGCCAGCGGGTGCGGGGGGAGCGCTCGTGGCGCACGGTGCCGAACTCCAGGCGACGCATGAAGGGTGCGTAGAGCACCACGCCGGAGACGATCGCCACCACGAAGAGCAGGCCCATGAAGGCCAGCAGCAGCTTGCCCGGCAGCCCGGCGAACAGGTCCACGTGCAGGCGCAGCATGGTCATCATGAAGCCGCCGTTGGCCGAGGGCATGGCCACCGGCTCGCCGCTGCGGGCGTCGAGCATGAAGGTGTGGGAAGAGTTGGGCTCGGTGCCGGCGGTGGCGGCGGTGATGGCCACCACGCCGTTGGGCTCGTCGTCTTCCCAGCCCAGGTACTGCACCACCTCGCCCTGGCGGTGGGCCTCGGCGGCCTGCACCAGCTGCTGCAGGTCGAGGCGCGGCGCATCCGCCGGCATCTCGCGCAGCACCGGGGCGTCGCCCAGCAGGTGGTCGATCTCGTGGTGGAAGATCAGCGGCAGGCCGGTCAGCGCCAGGAGCAGCAGGAAGGCCGTCGAGATCAGGCTGGTCCAGGTGTGGACGAAGGACCAGCGGCGGAGGGTGGTGGTTTTCATCGGCTTCTCCAGCGGCTCTTTCCCCTTCTCGCGAGGGTTACACGGCCGCCCAGGTGGGCCCTGCACAAGGCTTCGATCCTCTGTGCCGGGCCTATCAATGACGAAGGCCGGCAGCGCCGGCCTTCGTGGTCACGGGTGGATCAGAACTCCAGCTGAGCGGAGAAGGTCAGGGTGCGCGGGTCACCCAGGTAGGAGCTGTTCAGCCAGTATTCCTTGTTGGCCAGGTTGCTGACATTGGCACGCAGGGTCAGGGTGTTGTCGGCCACCGGCATGCGGTAACGGGCACCGGCGTCGAAGGTGGTGAAGGACGGCAGGCTGTAGTGGTTGGCTTCGTCTGCATACTGCTTGCCGGTGTAGTAGGCGCCGCCGGTCAGGGCAAAGCCCGGCAGGTCGTTCACGTCGTACTCGGCGTAGAGCTTGGCCAGTTGCGAAGCGACGTTGGTGGGCTTCTGCCCTTCGTTGGCCGCCACGCTGCTTTTCTTCACTTCCGGGTCAAGCAGCGTAATGCCGCCTACCAGGGTCAGTTCGGGCAACACCTTGCCAGTGACGCCGAACTCCAGACCGTTGTTTTCCTGACGACCGTCCTGAACGTAGAAGTTGGCAGCGTTGGTGTAGGCGTTGGGTTTGTCGATATTGAACAGCGCGAGGGTGAACAGAGCCTCGCCCCATTGGGCCTTGGCGCCGATCTCATACTGCTCGCTGACTTCCGGGCTCATGGCCGCGCCGGAGTTGATGGTGCCATTTGGGGCGATACCGCCGGCCTGCAGACCTTCGATGTAAGTGGCATAGGTGGTGAGCCAGGTGGTCGGCTTGTAGATCAGCGAGACGTGGGGCGAGGTCTTGGACTCGTCATAGGTGGTCTGCTGGCGTGGGAAGAACGCCGGCATGGCAGTTGCCCAGACGAAGTTGTCATTGAAGGTCTCGATCTGGGTGTGGGTGACGCCAAGGATCGCTGACCACTGCTCGTTGAAGGTGATTACATCGCCAATCAGGTAGTTGTTGGACTCGGTACGGGAAGCCAGCAGTTGGTCACCGTGGCCGATGGAGTAGCTGGGTTTGCTGACCTGGGGAGTCGAGCTGAACGGCGACGCGCCGCATGCCACGTCCTGGTACTGAGGACCCATGCCGGCTACACCGCAGAAGGTTCCCGAGGTATAGGGGATGTGGTCGGTGTAGTTGCGCACGCGGACGATGTTGCCCTGGTAACCGAGGGTGGCCTTGTGGCCGATGGAGCCGGTGTTGAAGGCTGCATCCAGGAACAGGTTGCCGGAGGTCTCTTCGGTTTCCTCCGGAGCGAATGCATAGAGCGGCTGGGTGTAGGCGCCAGCGCTGTATACGGTCGGGCCGGTGTAGACGTATTCCTGGGTGTACTGGCTGTAGCCCAGCGCACCACGCAGGGTGAAGACATCATCCAGGCGCCAGTTGAAGCGGGAGCCCACGCGATCGTGCTCGCTGTCGGAGAACGCCCAGCGCTGGCTGTAAAGCTTGTCGTTGTCGAGGTCCTTGGCGTCAGGGCGGAACGATTGGTTACCGAAATACCAATAGCTGCTCAGGCCACGCACTTCGTTCTTCTTGTGGGAGGCGTCGAACTGGATCAGCAGGTCATCGCTGACGTTCCAGTCCAGTGCCAGGCTGATCATCTGACGGCGGCGTTTCTGCAGGTCGATGGCGGTCTCGCCGTCCTGGGTCAGGACGTTGACGCGGTAGGCGAATACGCCCTGGTCATCGATGGGGCCGCCGAAGTCGCCGTGCAGGTAGTAGTTCTCGCCACCGGCATTACCCAGGGTCACGCTGTTGTAGCGTTCGTAGGTGGGGCGCTTGATCACGTAGTTGACCAGGCCACCGGGGTTCGCCGGGCCATAGAGGAAGCCGCTGAGGCCGGTGAGGATCTCGATCTGCTCCATTTCCTCGACGAAGTTGCCGGAGTCAAAGCCGGTGGAATAGCGCAGGCCATCGTTGGCGATGCTCAGGTTGCCGGCGGAGCTGAAGCCACGAATGGCCACGGCGCTGGCGTAGCCGGCGTTCTTCGGCGAGTAGAGCTGGGTGAAGGGGTTGCGCTTGAAGACGTCGTCGGTGGAGGTCGTCTGGGTGTTCTGCAGCATCTCCTTGGAGACGACGCTGATGGAGTAGGGCGTATCTTGCAGGCGCATGCCGCCCAGGGCGCCGACGTTCTTCACGTTCTCGGTGCGGTAGCCGGCTGCGGCGCTGCCGTCCTGTGCCGCGGCGCGGGCGTTGACGTTGACGTCGGGCAGGGCCAGGCCGGTTTCCGCCAGGGGCTCCAGGCTGAAGGTGCCCGCCGGGCTTTTCACCAGCTGCAGGCCGCTGCCGCTGAGGGCGGCGCGCAGGGCGCCTTCGGCGTTGTATTCGCCCTGTACCGGTTGCGAGGTCTTGCCGCTGGTCAGGCTCGGGTCGATGCTCAGGACGATGCCGGCTTCGCTGGCGATGCGGCTCAGGGTGCTGGCCATGGGCGCGGCGGGCAGTTTGTACTGCTGGGTTTCAGCGACGGCATGGGCGGACAGGCTGCTCAGGACGATGGCGACGGCGAGCAGGCTGGGACGGAAGCTGGGGCGGAAGGCAAACGTCATTGCGAACGACTCCTGATAGGAAATAAGTCTCAATGACCTGTTGCCGGATCAGGATAGAAAAGTGATAGGGGCCCTGCGAAATATTTTTCGAATGTCCGCCGGAAGGTGATTTCCCGGGCCGGAGCCCGGGCTACGCGGGGGAACGCGGTTAGCAGCGCTATTTCTCGGCGGGCACCACGCGGGTCCACCAGCTGGTATGGCGTTCGATGCGCACGGGCAGGCTGGGGGGCAGGGCGTCGAGGGCGAGATCGCTGTCATTCAGGGGGAAGCTGCCGCTGATGCGCAGGTCGGCCACTTCCGGGGCGACGCCCAGGTAGCCGCTGCGGTACTCGCCCAGGCGTTCCAGCAGGTCGGCCAGGCGCGCGTTCTCCACCACCAGCATGCCGCGAGTCCAGGCGTCGGCGCCGACCGGCGCGCTCTCGCTGGTGTCCAGGCGGGTGCTGTTCATCAGCACCTGCTGGCCTTCCTTGATGATGCGCTCTTCATCGGCCCGCGCCGGGTGGGCGGCGACGGCCGACTGCAGGACGATCAGGCGCGTGCCGTCCTTCTCGGCGCGCACCAGGAAGCGCGTGCCGAGGGCGCGCAGGTCGCCGTCCTCGGTGCCGACCACGAAGGGGCGCGGGTCACCGTGTGCGGTCTCGACGAGAATTTCGCCGCGGCGCAGGTGGATGCGGCGCTGGGCCGGGTCGAACTCGATGTCCAGGGCGCTGCGGCTGTTGAGGCGCACATGGGTGCGGTCGGGCAGCAGCAGGTCGCGTTGTTCGCCGCTGGCGGTGACTTCGTCGGCCAGCCAGTCGCTCAGGGGGCGTTGCGGGTTGGCCAGGCCCAGGGCGAGGGCACCGACCAGGACCAGGCCGAGCAGGCTGGCGCTGCGGCGCATGCGGCGCGGGGAGCGCAGCAGGGCGCGGCGGGCCGGGGCGTTGCCGGCGGCGACGAATTGCTGGTCCAGGCCGGCCAGTTGCGCCCAGGCGCGGGCGTGTTCTGCATTGGCGGCGTGCCAGTGGAGGAATTCCGCCTGCTCGCCCGCGCTGGCTTCACCGGAGCCCAGGCAGAGCTGCCAGTGGATGGCTTCGTCGAGGACCTGCGAGGAGACCGGGGCGCGATTCACGTCGGTTCACCGTAGAGGGCGATGTAGCACTGGCGCAGGCCCTGGGCGAGGTACTGGCGCACGCGCGGCACGGAAACGCCCAGGCGCTCGGCGATCTCGGCGTGGCCGAGGCCGTCGACGCGGTTGTGGAGGAAGGCGGCGCGCGCCTTGCTGGAGAGCGTGCCCAGCAGGCGGTCGATCTCGCGCAGGGATTCGAGGATCAGCGCCTGTTCCTCCAGGCCCGGCTGCACGGCTTCGGGGACCCGGGCCAGTTCCTCGAGGTAGGCGCGTTCCAGGGCGCTGCGGCGGAAATGGTCCACCAGCAGGCCACGGGCGATGGTGGTGAGCAGCGCGCGGGGCTCGCGCACCTGGTGCAGGTCGGCTTTGCCGAGGATGCGCACGAAGGCGTCCTGGCTGAGGTCTTCCGCCCGATGGGGGCAGCTCAGGCTGCGGCGCAGCCAGCCGAGCAGCCAGTCGCGATGGTCGCGATAGAGCGCGCCCGCCAGCTCATGGTTCGTGGTTTCCCCAAGCGACACTGCAACCTCCGCCGCGCGAAGCAGGCTGGTAGGAAATGGAGCGAGAATGATTCGCAATTATGCCGATGCTGGCACCCGGCCGCAATCGCAGGCCGTCGGCTGGCGACGACCGTTCGCGTGGCGCTGGCTCAGAGACCGGGTTGTTGCTGGCGACGCTGCCTGCGGGTGAGGGCGGCGGCGAGGGCGGCGGGGCTGTCGAGGCCCTGCTGGCGGGCGCGGCTGAAGAGGATCAGGGCCATCTCGGCGGTGGCCAGGGCATCGGCGCTGGCGTGGTGGCGTTGCTGAACCTGCAGGCCGAAGTACTCGGCCCATGAGTCCAGCCCGCCGTTGCGGATGCCGGCGTCGGGGCACAGCAGCGGGGCCAGTTCGGCGACGTCGAGGAAGGGATGCTGCAGGCGATGGTCGAGGTCGCGCTTGAGGGCGCGGGCGAGCATGCGCTGGTCGAAGGGGGCGTGGAAGGCCAGCAGCGGGCTGTCGCCCAGGTATTCCATGAAGGCCAGCAGGGCTTCGGCGGGCTCCACGCCTCCGGCCGATTCGCTGGGGGCGATGCCGTGGATGAGCACGCTGGGGCTGACCCGTCCGGTTTCGCGGTGCAGGGTGGCCTCGAACTGGTGGCCGAGGTCGATGGCGCCGTTTTCGATGCTCACCGCACCGATGGACAGCACCAGGTCACGGCTCATGTTGAGCCCGCTGGTTTCCAGGTCGAGCACCACGAAGCGCTGTTCGCGCAGCGGTCGGTCGTCCAGGCCGAGCGGCGCCGCCAGGGCGTCGCGGCGGCGTTGCTGGGCCTCGCTGAGCTGCGGGCGATGGCGGCGGGTGAGCCAGGCGAGGGCGTTCATAGCTGGTAGCGCAGCGCGAGGCTGCCTTGCAGGCGCTGGGCCTGGCGGAAGGATTCGCGGAGGATGCGCCGGTCCAGGTGGTTGAGGCTGTCCGGGTCGAGGCGGTTGGTGAAGGGCAGCCCCTGCCGGGCCTGCTGCTGGTGCTGCTGCATGCGGGTCTGCTGGATGAAGTGGTAGGCCTCTTCGAAGGCGGCACCGTCCTGGGCGTCGATCACTTCGTGGGCGACCAGCTGGCGCAGGCGCTCGAGGGTGTTGCAGCTCTCGATGCCATGGGCGAGGGCCAGCAGGCGTGCGCCGTCGACGAAGGGGGTGAGGCCCTGGACCTTGAGGTCGAGGGTGTCCTTCTCGGCGCCTTTGCGGGCCACCACGAAATCGCGGAAGCGGCCCACGGGCGGGCGCTGGCGCAAGGCGTTCTCGGCCATCAGGCGCTGGAGCAGGCGGTTGTCGGCGACCTGCGCGAGCACCTCGCGGCGCAGTTGCTCGCAGCCCTCGCGCTCACCCCAGACGGCCCGCAGGTCGAAGTAGATGCTCGAGCCGAGCAGGCTTTCCGGCGTGGCTTCGCGGATGAAGCCGGCGAAGCGGCGGCTCCACTCCTGGCGCGACAGGCACAGCTCGGGGTTGCCGGCCATGATGCGCCCGCGGCACAGCTCGAAGCCGCATCTGGCCAGGTCCTGGTTGATGCGCTCGGCCAGGGGCAGCAGGCGCCCGCGGATGGCGGCGGCCTCGGCGGCGTCGCGGGCCTCGAAGAGGATGCCGTTGTCCTGGTCGGTGTGCAGCGTCTGCTCGCGGCGCCCTTCGCTGCCGAAGCACAGCCAGGTGAAGGGGACGCCCGGGTCGCCCTGCTCTTCGATGGCGAGCTCGATCACCCGGCACACGGTGTGGTCGTTGAGCAGGGTGATGATGTGGGTGATCTGCGTGGAGCTGGCACCGTGGGCGAGCATGCTGTCCACCAGGCGCTGGATGTCGCTGCGCAGGGCGGCGAGGGTCTCGACGCGGCCGGCGTGGCGGATGGTGCGGGCCAGGTGCACCAGGTCGACGCGCTGCAGGGAGAACAGGTCGCGCTCGGAGACCACGCCGCGCAGGCGGCCGTCCTCCACCACGCAGACGTGGGCGATGTGGCGCTCGGTCATGGCGATGGCGGCATCGAAGGCGCTGGCATCCGGCGGCAGGTGGAAGGGTTGCTGGGTCATCAGCCCGGCGATGCTCTGGCCGAGGTCGGCGCAGGCGTCGGCGATCACCCGGCGCAGGTCGCGCAGGGTGAAGATGCCCTGGGGCCGCTGCTGCTCGTCGACGATGACGATGCTGCCCACCTGGTTCTCGTGCATCAGCCGCACGGCATCGCGCAGCGGCATGTGCGGCGGGCAGGCGATGGGCTGGCGCACGGCGAGGTCGATGAGGCGGGTGTCGAGCGAATACTGGGCGCCGAGGGTTTCCACCGCGCGCAGCTGCACCTGCTGGTTGACCTGGTCGAGCAGGCTGCTGACGCCGCGCAGGGCGAAGTCGCGGAACGGGCCGGAGATGGCGAACAGGCGCACGAAGGCGGGCTTGGCCAGGAGCAGGCAGAAGGTGTCTTCGCCGGCCAGGTGCTCGGTGCGGGTGGCGCGCTCGCCCAGCAGGGCGGCGAGGGGGAAGCATTCGCCGCCGGCGATCTCGAAGGTGGTCTCGGTGCCGCGCTTGGCCGAATGCGGGCGTTCGCCGACCACGCGGCCCTGCTTGACGATGTAGAAGTGTTCGACCGGCCCGTCGCTGGGCTTGATGATGGATTCCCCGCGCCCGTAGAAGCGCAGCAGGCAGTTTTCCACCAGGTAGGCCAGGTGGGCGCTTTCCATCTGGTTGAAGGGGGGGAACTTCTGCAGGAATTCCATGGTGCCATGGACGTTCTGCATCACCGCCTGCTTGCCCGCCTGGGCGAAGGCGTCGGTCGTGCTCATGCTGTGTTTTCCACGGCGCTCTTGTTGTGGGTGCATGGTCGGTGGCCGGGGCGGCGCTGCACATTGGACGTAAGTATAGAGCCGGCCCCGGCCGCTTCCCGGTGTGGCGGCAGCCGTCTGGGGCGAGGGTTTGCGCGCGCCACCGTTGCGCTGGTCATTTTTTGCACCGTTCGGCGGCGAAACGGGAACTCTTATGATGTTCCGCTATCACACACGCGTAATCCCGCGCACTCTGACTTTGCGCGGAGCAGCGTGCCTGCGATGGCCGCTACGAGGTGGAATCCATGAATTACGGTGACCTGCTGAGCCAAGAGGAGATGAAAGCCCTGGATGAACTGGTGCGCGTGCCGAACGCCCAGCCCAGCGTGCTGCTGGTGGACGATGACGAAGCCGCCCGCGACTCCCTGGCCGATCGCCTGACCGCCCACGGCATCAGTTGCATCACTGCCGACAGCGGCGAGCAGGCCCTGGCCCTGCTGCTGGCGCGGCCCTCCATCGACCTGCTGGTGACCGAGCTGCACATGCAGTGCGGCAGCGGCCTGGAGCTGGTCCGCCAGGTGCGCCAGTCGGCGCGGGCGAGCCTGCCGGTGATCATCACCTCGTCCTCGGGCGATGCCGACGTGCAGGACGCCATCGAGGCCATGCACATGAAGGTGGTGGATTTCCTTCTCAAGCCCGTGGACATCACCCGCCTGGTCACGCTGGTGCGCAACGAGCTGGGCACGCCGCCGAGCAAGCCTCCGGTGAGGGCGAGGCAAGCGAAGGCCGAAGTCCTCGCGCTGAAAAGCGCCTGAAGCCGCCGCAAGGCGGTTTTTTCTTTTCTCCATTTCCCCATCGATCCGCTGGTTGGCCCGGCATTCGCCGGCCTGATGCGGGCTGCCGGCTGCTTGTAGCCGATCGATTTGTGATCAGAATAGTTAGACCGGTCTATATAGAAAGCCGGCCACTTTTCAGGAGGAAGCGTCATGAACCACGATCCGCGTTTGCAGGAACGACTCGAAGCGGTGATCAACGCCACCCCGTTCGCCGCGCTGATGGGGGCACGCGTCAATGCCATCGGCGCGGGTGCCGTCGAGCTGGAGGTCGAGGTGAAGCCGGAGGTGATGCACCAGCATCACGGCTTCGTACATGGGGCGGTGGTCGGCTTCATGGCCGACAGCGCCTGCGCCTGGGCGGCGGCCTCGGTGGCGGGGGATGTGGTGACCTCGGAGTACACGCTCAACCTGCTGGCGCCGGCGGTGGGCGAGCGCCTGGTGGCCCGGGGGCGGGTGCTGAAGGCGTCGAGCCGGACACTGGCGACCTTCGCCGAGGTCTTCGCGATCAAGGCCGGCGAGGAGAAGCTGGTGGCTCTGGCCACGGTGGCCAAGGTCGGCGGCGAGGGCGCGCGCTGATGGAGAGCGAAGTGCCTGACGGCTACGAGCCGCTGTTTCGCAGCAGCCCATTCCTCGATCTGCTGGGCCCGCTGTATTCCCGTCGCGACGAGAGTGGCGGCCTGGTGATCGCAGTACGTATCGGGGAGAAGCACTGCAACCTGCGGGGCACGGCCCATGGCGGTCTGCTCTGCACCCTGGCGGATGTGGCGCTGGGCTATTCCACGGCCTTCTCCCAGGACCCGCCCCTGGCGATGGCGACGGTGAACCTGAGCCTGGATTTCTGCGGCGCCGCTCGGCTCGGGGACCTGGTGGAAGTCCGCACGACGATCCACAAGGTGGGCCAGCGCCTGGCATTCGCCAGTGCGGACCTGCGCTGCGGGGAACACGCCGTGGCCCGCGGCAGCGCCGTGTTTCATATTCCCTGAGGCTCGGGCATGCTTTGCGCGCGCCGGGTGACCGGCGCGCCATCGCTCCTGGAGAGGTTCCCTTGCCGAAGAAATCCAACGCTGCCGATCGCGTCGTCCGCGCTGCCGCTTCACTGCTGGCGAGCAAGGGCTATTTCGGAACGGCCCTGGGCGACATCATCGCCCGCTCGGAAGCGCCCAAGGGCTCGCTCTACCACTACTTCCCCGATGGCAAGCCGGAGATCGTCGGCGCCGCCATCGATTTCGTCGCCACCGAGGTGCGTGCGCATCTCGAGCAGGCCGCGAACCGGGCGCCCCATGCGCGCAACGCGCTGCTGGGCTTCACCGCGACGCTGCGCGGTTGGCTGGAGGCCTCGGACTACGCCGAGTCCTGCCCGATCTTCGCCACCACCTTGAGCATCGACGATGAGCTCGAGGGTGTTCACCGGCGCTGTGGCGCCGCGCTGGGCGGCTGGCATGGCGTTTTCGAACGGGCACTGCTCGCCGACGGGCTTGCCGCCGCAGTGGCCGAACGCCGTGCCTGGCTGCTGATCGCCGCGCTGGAAGGGGCGCTGGGCGTGGCCCGGGTACAGCGCTCGCTGCGACCGCTGGAGCTGATCGAGGCGGAGCTGCTGCCGCTGCTGCCCTGATCGCCAGGCGTTCTACAGGCATGAAAAAACCGCCCCGAGGGGCGGTTTTTCTTGGAGCGGGGCTTACAGGCCGTTCTTCGCCTTGAACTCGCGGCGACGACGGTGCAGGACCGGCTCGGTGTAGCCGTTGGGCTGCTTGGTGCCTTCGACCACCAGTTCGACGGCGGCCTGGAAGGCCACGTTGTCGTCGAAGTTGGGGGCCAGCGGGCGGTACAGCGGGTCGTTGGCGTTCTGGCGGTCGACCACCGGGGCCATGCGCTTGAGGCTGGCGAGGATCTGCTCCTCGGTCACCACCTTGTGGCGCAGCCAGTTGGCCAGCAGCTGGCTGGAGATGCGCAGGGTGGCGCGGTCTTCCATCAGGCCGACATCGTTGATGTCCGGCACCTTGGAGCAGCCGACACCCTGGTCGATCCAGCGCACCACGTAGCCGAGGATGCCCTGGGCGTTGTTGTCCAGTTCGTTCTGGATCTCGTCGGCGCTCCAGTTGGTGTTCGGCGCCAGCGGGATGGTCAGGATGTCATCCACCGAAGCCGGCGCGCGCTTGGCCAGTTCGGCCTGGCGGGCGAATACGTCGACCTTGTGGTAGTGCAGCGCGTGCAGGGTGGCTGCGGTCGGCGACGGGACCCAGGCAGTGTTGGCGCCGGCCAGCGGGTGGCCGATCTTCTGTTCGAGCATGCCGGCCATCAGGTCGGGCATGGCCCACATGCCCTTGCCGATCTGGGCGCGGCCCTGCAGGCCGGTGGCCAGGCCGATGTCGACGTTGTTGTTCTCGTAGGCGCCGATCCACTTCTCGCTCTTCATGGCGGCCTTGCGCACGACGGCGCCGGCTTCCATGGAGGTGTGGATTTCGTCACCGGTGCGATCGAGGAAGCCGGTGTTGATGAACACCACGCGCTCACTGGCGGCCTTGATGCACGCCTTGAGGTTGATGGTGGTGCGGCGCTCCTCGTCCATGATGCCGACCTTGAGGGTGTTGCGCGGCATGCCGAGCACATCCTCTACGCGACCGAAGATCTCGGTGGTGAAGGCGACTTCTTCCGGGCCATGCATCTTCGGCTTGACGATGTAGACCGAGCCGGTGCGGGTGTTCTTGCGGCTGGTGTTGCCGTTGAGGTTGTGCAGGGCGATCAGGCTGGTGAACAGCGCGTCCTGGATGCCTTCCGGGATCTCGTTGCCGGCGGCGTCGAGGATGGCCGGGTTGGTCATCAGGTGACCGACGTTGCGCACGAACAGCAGGCTGCGGCCGTGCAGGGTCAGCTCGGAACCGTCGGCCCTGGTGTAGACGCGGTCGGGGTTCATGGTGCGGGTGAAGGTCTCGCCGCCCTTGGACACGCTCTCGGCCAGGTCGCCTTTCATCAGGCCCAGCCAGTTGCGGTAGACCACGGTCTTGTCGTCGGCATCGACGGCGGCGACGGAGTCCTCGCAGTCCATGATGGTGGTCAGGGCGGCTTCCATCAGCACGTCCTTGACGCCTGCGGCATCGGTCTTGCCGATGGGGCTGTTCGGATCGATCTGGATCTCGAAGTGCAGGCCGTTGTGCTTGAGCAGCAGGGCTTGCGGGGCCGCGGCATCACCCTGGAAGGCGATGAACTGGGCGGTGTCCTTGAGGCCGGTCTCGGTGCCGTCCTTCAGGGTCACGGCGAAGGCGCCGTCCTTGATGGCGTAGGCGGTGGCGTCGACATGAGAGCCGTCGTGCAGCGGGGCGGCTTCGTCGAGGAAGGCGCGGGCGAAGGCGATGACCTTGTCACCGCGGACCTTGTTGTAGCCCTTGCCCTTCTCGGCGCCGTTCTCTTCGCTGATCACGTCGGTGCCGTAGAGCGCGTCGTACAGCGAGCCCCAGCGGGCGTTGGCGGCGTTCAGGGCGAAGCGGGCGTTCATCACCGGCACCACCAGCTGCGGGCCGGCCATGCGGGCGATCTCTTCGTCGACGTTGGCGGTGGTGGCCTGGAAGTCGGCCGGCTCGGGGAGCAGGTAGCCGATTTCCTGGAGGAAGGCCTTGTAGGCCACGGCATCGTGGGCCTGGCCGGCGCGGGCCTGGTGCCAGGCGTCGATCTGCGCCTGGAGTTCGTCGCGCTTGGCGAGCAGGGCTTTGTTCTTGGGCGCCAGGTCATTGATGACCGCTTCGGCGCCGGCCCAGAACTTCTCGGCGCTGATGCCGGTTCCGGGGATGGCTTCGTTGTTCACGAAGTCGAACAGGACTCTGGCGACCTGCAGGCCACCGACTTGAACGCGCTCAGTCATTGCTTGCCTCACTCTGCTCAATATCCGCTGCGGACCGTGCTCCAGTGCTTGTAGTCCGAGCCGCGGCATACTACATGAAGCCGTCGTAAAAATCATGGGCGTGCGTCGCTATGCGACCAGAAAACGCCTTGCAGTCACGGCGGGGGCAGAATGTTCTCAAGAAACAGGTGGATTGTTCCAGAAAAATCTTAAAAACGTACACGATTAATGAAAAATCGTGTCTGCGACCCAGTGCCGCAGCCTGTAAACGCATATTCCGGGACTACCTTCAGCTCTTTTCTATACTGCCCACACTACAAAAAATGGAGTTTCCCATGGCCGTGCATGCCGTAACCGCTGCCGATATCGATGAACTGGCCGAGCTCTTCTCCGGCTACCTGGATTTCTATGAAGTACCGCGGCCGCTGGGCGAGGTGCGCGATTTCCTCGGCGACCGCCTGGCGCGTGGCGACTCGGTGCTGTTCATCGCGCGTAGCCTGGAAGGCAGGGCGCAGGGCTTCGTGCAGCTCTATCCCTTCATCTCGTCCCTTGCCATGGCGCCCGCCTGGCTGCTCAGCGACCTCTACGTCGCCCCGCATGCCCGCCGCCAGGGCGTGGGCGAAGACCTGATGAACGCCGCTCGCGCCCACGGCGAGGCCACCGGCGCCTGTGGCCTGCAGCTGGAGACGGCGAAGACCAACCTGGCCGGCCAGGCGCTCTACGAGCGCCTGGGCTATGTGCGCGACCAGGTGTACCTGACCTACTGGCTGAGCCTCGCCTGAGGCGGCCCACTGAAGAGAAGGAGTCGAGCGTGGACCATCTGGTATTGACGGTGATCGCCCCGGACCAGCCCGGGCTGGTGGAACGAGTCGCCCAGTGCATCGCCGCCCATGGCGGCAACTGGCTGGAGAGCCGCATGTCGCGCATGGCCGGGCAGTTCGCCGGCATCCTGCGGGTGGCGGTGCCGGCGGAGGGGTATGACGAGCTGGTGGAAGGGCTGCAAGGCCTGGCGGCCCATGGCATCCGCGTGATGCTGGCG from Pseudomonas tohonis includes:
- a CDS encoding TetR/AcrR family transcriptional regulator — translated: MPKKSNAADRVVRAAASLLASKGYFGTALGDIIARSEAPKGSLYHYFPDGKPEIVGAAIDFVATEVRAHLEQAANRAPHARNALLGFTATLRGWLEASDYAESCPIFATTLSIDDELEGVHRRCGAALGGWHGVFERALLADGLAAAVAERRAWLLIAALEGALGVARVQRSLRPLELIEAELLPLLP
- a CDS encoding putative nucleotidyltransferase substrate binding domain-containing protein; amino-acid sequence: MSTTDAFAQAGKQAVMQNVHGTMEFLQKFPPFNQMESAHLAYLVENCLLRFYGRGESIIKPSDGPVEHFYIVKQGRVVGERPHSAKRGTETTFEIAGGECFPLAALLGERATRTEHLAGEDTFCLLLAKPAFVRLFAISGPFRDFALRGVSSLLDQVNQQVQLRAVETLGAQYSLDTRLIDLAVRQPIACPPHMPLRDAVRLMHENQVGSIVIVDEQQRPQGIFTLRDLRRVIADACADLGQSIAGLMTQQPFHLPPDASAFDAAIAMTERHIAHVCVVEDGRLRGVVSERDLFSLQRVDLVHLARTIRHAGRVETLAALRSDIQRLVDSMLAHGASSTQITHIITLLNDHTVCRVIELAIEEQGDPGVPFTWLCFGSEGRREQTLHTDQDNGILFEARDAAEAAAIRGRLLPLAERINQDLARCGFELCRGRIMAGNPELCLSRQEWSRRFAGFIREATPESLLGSSIYFDLRAVWGEREGCEQLRREVLAQVADNRLLQRLMAENALRQRPPVGRFRDFVVARKGAEKDTLDLKVQGLTPFVDGARLLALAHGIESCNTLERLRQLVAHEVIDAQDGAAFEEAYHFIQQTRMQQHQQQARQGLPFTNRLDPDSLNHLDRRILRESFRQAQRLQGSLALRYQL
- a CDS encoding response regulator — its product is MNYGDLLSQEEMKALDELVRVPNAQPSVLLVDDDEAARDSLADRLTAHGISCITADSGEQALALLLARPSIDLLVTELHMQCGSGLELVRQVRQSARASLPVIITSSSGDADVQDAIEAMHMKVVDFLLKPVDITRLVTLVRNELGTPPSKPPVRARQAKAEVLALKSA
- a CDS encoding PaaI family thioesterase, whose protein sequence is MNHDPRLQERLEAVINATPFAALMGARVNAIGAGAVELEVEVKPEVMHQHHGFVHGAVVGFMADSACAWAAASVAGDVVTSEYTLNLLAPAVGERLVARGRVLKASSRTLATFAEVFAIKAGEEKLVALATVAKVGGEGAR
- a CDS encoding PaaI family thioesterase, which encodes MESEVPDGYEPLFRSSPFLDLLGPLYSRRDESGGLVIAVRIGEKHCNLRGTAHGGLLCTLADVALGYSTAFSQDPPLAMATVNLSLDFCGAARLGDLVEVRTTIHKVGQRLAFASADLRCGEHAVARGSAVFHIP